One genomic segment of Nocardioides cavernaquae includes these proteins:
- a CDS encoding aspartate/glutamate racemase family protein, translating into MRILVVNPNTTGSMTAQIGACARAATSSPGITVDAVNPAHGPASIESHRDEVLAALGVIEEVEAGEAAGYDGYVIACFGDPGLLAAREIATGPVVGIAEAAMRTAAYLGRSFSVVTTLARTVGHAHDLTHLYGVAAQCAGIHACEIPVLDLETDPTARDRILQACKEALATDGSDAIVLGCAGMADLCAELSTTLGVPVVDGVAAATAEVEKLVRLGLRTGKTGEFATPPTKEIR; encoded by the coding sequence ATGAGGATCCTGGTCGTCAACCCGAACACCACGGGGTCGATGACCGCACAGATCGGCGCGTGTGCCCGGGCTGCGACCAGCAGCCCGGGCATCACCGTCGACGCGGTCAACCCGGCCCACGGTCCGGCGTCGATCGAGAGCCACCGCGACGAGGTGCTCGCCGCCCTCGGCGTCATCGAGGAGGTCGAGGCCGGAGAAGCAGCCGGGTACGACGGCTACGTCATCGCCTGCTTCGGCGACCCGGGCCTGCTGGCCGCCCGCGAGATCGCCACCGGCCCGGTCGTCGGCATCGCCGAGGCAGCGATGCGCACCGCGGCGTACCTGGGCCGGAGCTTCAGCGTGGTGACCACCCTGGCCCGCACCGTGGGCCACGCGCACGACCTGACCCACCTCTACGGCGTGGCGGCACAGTGCGCAGGGATCCATGCCTGCGAGATCCCGGTGCTCGACCTGGAGACCGATCCGACCGCGCGCGACCGGATCCTGCAGGCCTGCAAGGAAGCGCTGGCAACCGACGGATCAGACGCGATCGTGCTTGGCTGTGCGGGCATGGCCGACCTCTGTGCCGAGCTGTCCACAACCCTCGGCGTACCCGTCGTCGACGGGGTGGCCGCCGCCACCGCCGAGGTCGAGAAGCTGGTCCGCCTGGGCCTGCGCACCGGCAAGACCGGGGAGTTCGCCACTCCCCCCACGAAGGAGATCCGTTGA